CAATATACCCGCTCGGACGTAATGTCCGAGATAAGAGTGAACTCAGCCATGACCACATCGACCCTGCAGCCCGGCAAGAAAGTCCGCGTCATCCAAACGATTCGTACGCGCGAGGAATTGTGGCGGACCCAGGTCGAAGGGGAGGTTGTCACCTTCGATCCGCAGCCGACCGGCAGTTGGTTCGCCCACGGCAAGAACGACAAATACTGGCTGCCGCGGCTGCGCCTGAAGCGCGCCGACGGTGAGATCGTTGACCTCGTCATCGACGACGAGTCTGAGATCAGGCTCCTCGATTAGAGCCGCTCCTCCGATGCATCCGATCATATAATTCACAAGTCAAATAGCCGTTTAAACGCAATAGCCCCATGGCTTTGCGTTCGCTTTGGCGGTCGGCCGCCGCCCGGTTAGGATGGGTTTGTCTTAAACGTGAAATGAGGTCTCCCCAGCGTGAAGCTCCAGGTTTTCAACGAATACAGCCTCTTAGAGGTCGTCTTGGTCCACCGCCCCGGCGAGGAGATCGACCGGCTCACCCACGAGAACATGAAGGCCTTCCTTTTCGAGGACATCCCCTTTCTCGCGCGGATGCAGGACGAGCACGACGAGTTCGTCGATGAGATGCGCGAGCGCGGCGTGAAGGTTTTTCATTTGGCCAAGCTGCTCCGCGAACTGATCGACACCCAACCTGACGTTCGGCGAAAACTCATCGACCAGGTCTGCGCCGCCGAGCGGGCAGGCGGCATCGCCGCCGACCTCCACGATGTCGCGAAGTTTCCCACTGACCTACTCACGAGCATCCTCTTCCGGGGAGTGACGCACAGTGAGTATCAGGAAATCGTCGGAAAGCCCGCGGCCAGTGCAGCGATGGGCGGCCAGTTCATCCTTCGCCCCGTTCCCAATGCCTACTTCAGCCGCGATCCCGCCGTCGTCATCGGCAACTGCGCGGTCTCGTGCAAGATGCACTACGTCGAGCGCGTCCGCGAGACCATCATCACTCGCGCCGTTCTGGAGCATCATCCCGAATTCTCCGTCCACCGAATCGTCTATGGCGCCTCCGATTCTCCGCATGATGACCGTCCGTTCACGGTCGAGGGCGGCGATATCATCGTCCTCAATGAAGAGGCCGTCCTCGTCGGCGTCAGTGAGCGCACCCGGCTGGAGACGATCGACATCCTCGCCAAGCGCATATTCAGCGAGACGCGCGCCAAGCGGCTTTACGGCATCCCCATCCCCACCGAACGCACCTTCATGCACCTCGACACGGTCTTCACCATTGTCGATCGCGGCATGGTGGTCTGGTACGCAGGGGTTATGGATCAGATCAAGTTCATCAACCAGTTCCAGCCCGACGGCGGCGGCGGCGTGCTGCAAAAAGTGGAAGAGCGATCACTCCCGACCATTCTCAGTGACGAGTTCGGCTGCGAAGTGACCATCATCCGCACCGGAGGCGGCGACGCCCACTACGCCACGAGGGAACAGCGAACCGACGGCACCAACATTCTCGCCATTGCCCCGAGGGTCGCCTGCACCTACGAGCGCAACACCCGCACCATCGCCGCCATGGAAAAGGCCGGCGTTGAAGTGGTGAGGGTGGTCGGCTCGGAACTGGTCCGCGGCCTGGGCGGCCCGCGGTGCATGACCATGCCGCTTCGCCGCGCGGGAAGCTAGCGGTCTGTCTCGCTGGATGCCCCGAAACACACAATCCCCCCCGCGATTCGTAAAAATAACGATGCCCGGTTGGCGTCGTGCCAACCGGGCATGTTTAGCAGAAAAGGAGCAGGAGTAAGGACAGTATTCCATACGCCGACCGGTCTGGGCCGGTTCGGGGGAAAATCTCTTTTTTTCTACCTCTGGCTGCCGCCCACCCGGTAGCTGCGAAACTGACGCTGTGGATTGTTTCGCTCCAGGGCCTCGTTTCCGCCGAAGTAGTCGCGGTAGTACTCGACAAAATAGGTCTCTTCCGGGGCCTCGTAGGGCCCATCGGTCGCCGGCCAAGGGCTGCGGGCCAGGCGGGTCGCGCACGGGGCCGACGGCTCCCTCCCCAAAAGAAGCGTCGGACTCACCGAGGTCATTCTCGGACACTGCGGACTACTGGAGCACCCGGCGGCGATGATCATCGCGGCCAGGAGGGCCAGTGCTGACAGACATCCAATCGACCTTGCCATCTCTCAATCCCCCCATCGCTCTCGCCGGTACAGAGGGGCAACGACCGTGCCGCGGGGGTTTGGACGGTCGCGCGCATTCGTCGGAAATCATCGAATTGCGGACGTTCGAAGCGCAACTCGCGCGAAGTGCGGCGATTAGCTTTTTGGCGCCGATCGCGCCGGGTCCGCAAATGGGTTCCGGCTGTGACGCCTGGTGAAGGCCTGCTGCATGGGCCGACTTCGCGGCTCGTAGCGGACAACGCCTCTGGTGCAACGCCGTCGGCATCATGGGCCCGCCGCGTTGCCCGGCCGCATCAATTCCGCCGCTCTCTCCGCCGCCAGGCCCCGTTCTCAGACAGCGCCGGCGAGGTGAAGCATCAGCGCCTTCTGGGCGTGCATTCGATTTTCGGCCTCGTCGAAGATCGCCGAATTCCTGGTCCGCGTTGCGTCGTAGGCGATCTCGTCGCCGTAGTGCGCCGGCAGGCAGTGCAGCAGCACGCAGTCCGGGTCGGCCATGCCCAGCACCTTCATATCAATCTGATAGCCCTTGAAGATGCGCTTGCGCTCCTCGGCCTCGGCCTCCTGGCCCATGCTGGCCCACACGTCGGTGTAGAGCACGTCGGCCCCCTTCACCGCGCCGGGCATGTCGCCGCTGACGCTCACGCTGCCGCCCATCTTCTTCGCGATGGCCTGGCTCTCCTCCACCACCTTCGCCGCGGGCTTATACCCCTCGGGGCTGATGATGGTCACGTGCATGCCTGACATGGCGCCGCCGAACATGATCGAGTGGGCCACGTTGTTACCGTCGCCGCAATAGACGAACTTGAGCCCGGCGAGCTTGCCCTTGCGCTCGATGACGGTCTGCAAGTCGGCGAGAATCTGGCAGGGGTGCTCGTAGTCAGAGAGGCCGTTGATGACCGGGACGCGGGAGGACTTGGCGAGGTCGACGACGATGTCGTGGCCGAAGACGCGGGCCATGATCATGTCGGCCATGCGCGAGAGGACAATGGCGATGTCCTCGGTGATCTCGCGCTTGCCGATGCTGATGTCGCTCGGCGAGAGATAGATCGCGTGGCCGCCCATCTGGGTCATGCCGGCCTCGAAGGAGACGCGCGTGCGCAGGCTGGGCTTCTGGAAGATCATGGCGAGGGTCTTGCCGGTGAACTTGGTGGCGAACTCGCCGGGGCTTTTTTTCACCTTCGCGGCGGTCTGGAGGATGGTGGCCAGCTCATCCGGATTGATGTCGGTCATGTTCACGAAGTGTCGGCCTTTAAGCGGGCTGGGCATGGGTGGCTGTCTCCTGGTATGAGCCGTCGGGTGGCGGTGCTTTTTGTTTCTCCAACTTAGCGGCGGATATGCTACGAAAAGGGCGCCGGGCAGTCGAGCGGGGAGGGCAAATCGTCCGTCGGTGAACAGTTTCCGAAGGTGAAAAAAGGGGCCGAGGGGTCCAGGGGCCAAGGTGCCGAGGGTAAAGACCAGCGCGTTGCTCGCGCGCAAGTCGTGCAAAATCGAAGGTGACATAAGGTGACACAGTGCTCGGGGAAATCGTGCCAACGCTTGTGGCGGGCATGGGTTGGGGCGCTTGGAGTTTCCGGCGGTTTTTGGTGAAAACGTCGAAAAGTCGAAACGTCGAAAAGTCGAAATTTGGAGGATCTGACGTCCGAAGCTCGGGGACTGAGGCGCGAGGCTGCAGGCTGTAGGAGAATGCGTCGGAATATCGGCATGGGGCTTGGAGGGCGAAGGGGCCGAGAGGAATGCTGAGGCGGCGGCAGGGATTGCGTTGGCGCTTGGCGATGAATGCGCTGTGGCAACCGGCGTTGCTGGTACCGCTTGCTGACGCGCGCGGCTCGGATTGGGGGCGGGATGGGCGCTGGTCTATGCATAGCAAAGGAGACACTCATCGCTTGGTGCTCATCGCTTTATCATCATCGCTTTATGCTTGCGCACTCATCGCTTATGGCAGATTGCGCGTTGATGCAGCGTTGTATATCAGGAAATGTTCCTTGCGATTCACGTCCGGCAGAGGCGCCGGACGCTACGCAGATGCGCAAGCCGCTCTAATGCTCATAGCTTGATACTTGCTCACTGTCCGCGCCTTGGAAGGGAGGCTGGATTGTATGATTCATTGTGAGAGATGATCGGCGTGAAGTATTGTGGCAGATTGCGCGTTGATGCAGCGTTGTATATCAGGAAAAGTTCCTTGCGACTCACGTCCGGCAGAGGCGCCGGATGCTACACAGATGCTCAAGCCGCTTTAGCCTGTTTTTCACTCGGTCGTCTGGGTCCCTGGGGGTCGCCGCTTCCTGCGGGCGAGACGTCCGCACTGCCCGAGCGCTGCAGATACGGTACGATCGAACGAAATCCGCTTTAGAATCTGTTAGCCTGAACTCGATTCAATCTTTGGATCTCGCCGGCCTCGCCCCATTGAAGGCAGAGCAACCGCAAGGAATGATCGATTCGGTTTAGGCGAAAGAATGGCGCAGGACGAGGTCTATCGCCTGATCTTCGCACGGGCATCGCAAAGTCCGTCGAGAGGGCAACTCTATCCCATCCTCCTGACGAGAATATCGATCGGAATGATCATCAGTCCCGCGATAAGCAGCCACGACCAGAACGGCACCCAGGATGACGTGCGTCGTGCCGAGAGCGACAACCTGGCCGAACCTACATCCATGACTTCGCCGATGCGTCTGTCCTCAACGTGCCGAAAGAACTCAGCGGATGGGCCGAGGGTGCGGAACTCCGGCGAGTAGCTGTATACGAATCCATAGGTCGTCGGTTTCTGCTCTTGGGCGCCGGACAGCATGCACACAAACTGTTGATCGCGGCCATACTCAAGTTTGTCGAAGCGGGCCTCGTGTACGCCCGGTCCGACGCGGGCCGCTTCTACTTTGTGAGGGCGCCCGCTTGAGTCCATGGCGAATAGCTCGAGGTCCACGTCATTCACGAATGCCCCGGAAGCAGTATGCGCATCGATCTGTACGACGACCTGGTCATCTTCTAGTCGATGGGACATCTCGATCGAGATTTTTCTGGACAGATTCTCGCCGGTTATGCTGCGAACGAGTTGGCTCCAGAAGCGAGCGAATTCGTCCCATTGAATCCAGTCTTCGGCCCAACGGGGCTTGGTGTCTGAAGTGAACGCCGCCGTACGGCCGAGTCCGAATCGCCATTTGGCGAGGATCGGATCGCCCGAATCAGACGCGAGGAGCAGATTGGCTCCCGGTTTAGCTGTGGTCGCGACATAGCCCGAGAGCAGGGGGAGTTCGTCCGTGTCGATTTCGTCGAGGCATGCATCCTTGCCCACGGCGACCGGCTGGACGAGTTGCTCGACCAGCATGCTGTTGGATGCACGAAGCGCTTCGCGCGTGAAAATCTGGGGGATGCTGTAGAAGTCGTCGGTAAAGTAGGCGCGACCGCCTCCGGCAGCCGCGATGGCCTCCATGAGGCGCATATCGGCGTCCCCTCCGATACCAACTGACGACAGGGTGATGCCATCTGCGCTCATCGCCTGTACGAGTTCTTCGTACCCGTATCCCTGAGTCTGGCCGTCTGACAGGACAATGACGTGTTTTTTTCGAGCGTTGCTCTCGATGAGTCGCTGGTGAGCATCTTCGAGGGCGGGATAGAGAAATGTGCCGCCGCCGGCATCGAGACCGGCAATGCTCGAACCGATCGAGGTTCGATCTCCGGCGGATGTCAGTTCGAGGATGACGCGTGCTTCTCCATCGAAACCGATGACTCCGATCTGATCGCGTGGATTGATCGCCTCGGAAGTCGCCAATGCGGCGCGCTTGGCAAGTTCGATCTTGACGCCGGACATGCTTCCCGATTTGTCGATGACGAGCATGATCGCGAGTGACGGCCGGGTCATGTCCTTCTGGATCGGCATTTTTACGGGCAGCAATTCTTCGACGGGCGTTCCGTAGTAACCGCCGAGACCAAAGCTTTGATCGCCGCCGAGCATGATGAAGCCGCCGCCAAAATCGCGGACGTAGCTGCGGATGATCTTCATTTGCGGGTAGGTGAGGCGATCGGCCGGCACATTCGACAGAATGAAAGCATCGAAGCCGAGGAGTGAAGAAATGTCCTGCGGGATGCCTGTGGCGGGTCGGGCCTCGACTTCCATGCCTTCGAGCTCCAGGGCACTCTTGAGATACGGCATCTGGTTTTCGTTCGAGTCCACGTATAGAACCCGAGCCTGTCCGGGAACGACAACCAGAGCGCGGGCGGTGTTGTTCTGCAGTTTGGTGTCGTCGCTTGCCTTGATTGAGGCTTCAATCTTGTGAAAGCCCTTGTCGCGGAAAAACATTCGCGGGACCCGAACCGTGGCCTCGCCCGGCGAAACGACGATGTCCTGCTCGTGGACCGCGACGCCGTCCTTGAAGACGCTCAGCCGCGCCGTCGTCTCGACGCTTGAAGCAACGCGGACTTCAGCAGTGAACCCTTGATTCACCTTTACCGACTGCGGCAGAACAACTTCGGCAACAGCCACTTCGGGAGGAGGCAACTTCCCGAGCTTGACCGTGTTGATTTGAATCCCCGCCGTCGCAGCGACGTCCAGGGCGTTTTGCCAACGGCCGAGATTCGCCTGGCCGTCGGTGAAGGCGTAGATCGTCTTTCTCTCGCCCGTGACGCCGATATTCGCCGCCAGCGTGAGGGCGCTCTCCAGGTCTGTCTGTTCGCCGATCACCTCGTCGCGGAATTTTTCGATTGAAGCGATGCGGGCCTCAAGCTTCTCAAGGGGGACTTTGTCCGGCCCGGTCTGGCCTGAGATAAGGCGCGTCCGGTCTATGTAGAGTTGCGGCAGAAGGGTTGAATAATGGAGCTTGTCAGAGGCATCTTCCGGCCATTGCGACCAGCCTTGCTGGGAGAGAATGAGCGGTTGCGGCGTGCGCCCAAAGGCCACCATGGTGATGCGCGTGTCTTTGTCGGAAGACACGGCCTCCTTCGCGATGCGGTCGATGTCCTGAATGGCTGCGTCGAGGTTCTCCAATGTGACGCTCTGCGAATCATCCAGTAGGAATACAACGTGGTGGTGATTGGAGTGACTCAAATAGGATGGCCTTGTGATGGCCGCGAGGAGGCACAGCATACACAGGGTGCGCAGAAGCAAGCTTCCCCAGCGCGCGGCAGGCTCAAGCTGCGCGTAGCTTCTCCGCGATTGCCACGCAAGGTGGGCAAGCAGCGGGGCCAGCAGGAGCCAATACCATGCCGCTTCAAAACGCATTCTTATTCAGTCCAGCGATGGTGATAGGTCAGCCATTCGATGCCGATCAATGTCGTCGCCGCACAGGCGAGCGCCAACCAGGGCATGGCGCCAAGCAGGCGTCCGCTGAGCACGAGTTTTTGCTCGAAGGAGGAGTCCGGCCTGGCGGGGGCAATGCGACTCTCACTTTCGTCCGCCAGGTTTACCGCGGTGTAGGCATCGTCGCCGCCGATTTGAAAACGGATCGGTGCGGGACGGGCAGTGCCGGCAAAGGTGAACCGACGGTTGGTGACGTTCAGCTCCGACGAAGCGACGCCGCTCTGATCCAATTGAGTCGCCGTCACATGTGTGATTGCGTCCGGGAGTTCGCGCAGGGGTTCAATCGTCTGACCGATTCGGTACTGATCGAGGACCCAGGCGCTTCCTTCACCGCTGAGGAAGGAAATGGCATTTCGCAGCATGAGCGGGAAGGCGACGCGAAACGGGAGATCGCTCTCCATGACGTCAAAGGCGATGCACAGTGAGGTGCGGTCCGGCTCCGAGACCAGGAAAACGAGTGGGTCGCCGGTTTCGGATTGGGCGAGGACCTGTGCGCTTTCGGGGACGTCCACGCGAACGGCCCGAGCAAGGCCCACGGCTCCGAGGTCGAGGTATTTTGTAATCTGATGGTCACGATCGGTGATGGAGAGGGAAGGGCGTTCGAGCCGGCCGATCGACCTTGCGCCGAGCTGCTCAGGCCACTGATTTACAAAGACAAACCGCCCTCGATCCGGCAAGCGCGCGGGCTTGCAATTGTTGAAGATTGCGACGTCCGGCGAGAACGAGCTGGTGGCATCGTCGAATTCTTCCGGCGAGAGGACGCGGCTTTCGGCCTTATCAACCAGGGAGTCCATCGCCAGAATCGCCTGTTCGAAGAAGAACGACTCGTCGGGTGGGGCCACGAGCGCGACACTCGCCTCGCGTATCGGAGGCAGGACGGCGAACGCCTCATTATCGAGCGGCAGGGCGTCTTCGCGATCCAGATAGGCGCGCAGCACGCCGCCCTGCGGGGCATTGATTGTGATTGTTCGCTCGGAACTCGTTCCGGCGTCGATCGTCATCGGCTCGATGGAAGTGATTGAACCGTCCAGCTCGAAGACGATCTTGGTCTCCACACTTGCGGCGGATCCATTCGTCGCACGTACGAAGACATGATGCGTCAGCTCGTCTCTTTGGGGGCGTACCGCGAGTCGCGTAATGCCGAGATTGTCATTCGTCTCGCCGATCGGCCAGTGCACAATCTTGTCGTTACCGGCGATCAGCTTCTCGACGACGCCGGCGCCGCCATCCGAAATGACGACGATACAAGGTCGCTCCTTGCCGGTGAGCAATTGTGAAGCCAGCTCCACGGCGGTCTTGACATCGGAAGCGCCAAAGCAGGGCGCGATTTGCGTTGCCGCGTCGCGGACGGCCTTGCGATCGGTGGTCCACGGCTGTCGGACTCTGGGACGTATCGACGACTCGATCAGTAGCCATTCATCCATCACGGGTCGCCGGGTCGTCAGCTCGTCAACCGCCGCCAGCGCGAGCGACAGGCGCGTGGATGGGGGGTTGTCGCCCGAGGCTTCACGAGACTGCATGCTCGCGGAATTATCGACGATGATGACAATCGACTGCGGTTTGATTCGACCGAGTGACAGCACGGGGTTCGACACAGCGAGAATCAGGCACAACACAATGAGAAGCCACAAGGCGAGGGACAGCCAGCGTTTGAGTCGCTGAAAGAGCGATCGTACCTGCGTTTTTCCCGCCAGCTCGCGCCAGAATTCGATTGCGGGCACGGTCTGGCGGCGGCGTTTGATCTTCAACAGGTACATCGCCACGACGGCGGGGATGACCAGTGCAAGCCAGAGGCCGGAAGGCGCGAGGAGGTTCATGACAAGAGCCCTCCTCGTTGCAGAATATCACGGATAAAATTGTCGAATGCGGTATCGCTGCGCGTTTGGGCGTAGCCGATGGCGTGCCGCATGCTGTATGCGCGAAGATCCTTTCCAAACCGATCGTATTCCTGCTTGTATCTGCGAAGCATGGAATCGGTGATTGTCAGGTCCTCGATTTCTGACGATTCGCTGTCCTGAAGTCGCAGTTCGCCGCGGATGGGGGGGTCCAGTTCCCAGGCCGATGTCATTTGAATGACGTAAAGCTGGTGTTTGAAGAATCGCAACTGGTCGAGAGCCCGCCGCGCACTTTGAAGCCCGTAGAAATCCGAGAGGATCACGATCAAGCTGGGGCGTCGTACGCGGGAGACGAAGGCTCGGGACATGCTGACGAGATCGGTTCGACCGTCCGGTCGCAATTGTTGGAGATACTCCAGCAGGCCGAAGACTTTGCCGCGACCGCGCATTCTGGTGCGACCGGTCTTCAGATCGGCGGAAAACGGCACGACCCCGGCCGAGTCCATGTTTGACATGCCGATGTAGGCCAGCGCGGCGGCGATTCGCCGGGCATGGTCGAACTTACTCGGCTCGCCAAAGGTCATGGAGCCGCTGCCGTCAAGGAGTATCCAGAGATCGAGTTCCTCCTCCTGGCGATAGAGCTTGATGACCAGCTCCCCCAGTCGGGCGTAGACAGCCCAATCGACGGT
This genomic stretch from Planctomycetia bacterium harbors:
- the argF gene encoding ornithine carbamoyltransferase codes for the protein MPSPLKGRHFVNMTDINPDELATILQTAAKVKKSPGEFATKFTGKTLAMIFQKPSLRTRVSFEAGMTQMGGHAIYLSPSDISIGKREITEDIAIVLSRMADMIMARVFGHDIVVDLAKSSRVPVINGLSDYEHPCQILADLQTVIERKGKLAGLKFVYCGDGNNVAHSIMFGGAMSGMHVTIISPEGYKPAAKVVEESQAIAKKMGGSVSVSGDMPGAVKGADVLYTDVWASMGQEAEAEERKRIFKGYQIDMKVLGMADPDCVLLHCLPAHYGDEIAYDATRTRNSAIFDEAENRMHAQKALMLHLAGAV
- a CDS encoding VWA domain-containing protein, with the protein product MRFEAAWYWLLLAPLLAHLAWQSRRSYAQLEPAARWGSLLLRTLCMLCLLAAITRPSYLSHSNHHHVVFLLDDSQSVTLENLDAAIQDIDRIAKEAVSSDKDTRITMVAFGRTPQPLILSQQGWSQWPEDASDKLHYSTLLPQLYIDRTRLISGQTGPDKVPLEKLEARIASIEKFRDEVIGEQTDLESALTLAANIGVTGERKTIYAFTDGQANLGRWQNALDVAATAGIQINTVKLGKLPPPEVAVAEVVLPQSVKVNQGFTAEVRVASSVETTARLSVFKDGVAVHEQDIVVSPGEATVRVPRMFFRDKGFHKIEASIKASDDTKLQNNTARALVVVPGQARVLYVDSNENQMPYLKSALELEGMEVEARPATGIPQDISSLLGFDAFILSNVPADRLTYPQMKIIRSYVRDFGGGFIMLGGDQSFGLGGYYGTPVEELLPVKMPIQKDMTRPSLAIMLVIDKSGSMSGVKIELAKRAALATSEAINPRDQIGVIGFDGEARVILELTSAGDRTSIGSSIAGLDAGGGTFLYPALEDAHQRLIESNARKKHVIVLSDGQTQGYGYEELVQAMSADGITLSSVGIGGDADMRLMEAIAAAGGGRAYFTDDFYSIPQIFTREALRASNSMLVEQLVQPVAVGKDACLDEIDTDELPLLSGYVATTAKPGANLLLASDSGDPILAKWRFGLGRTAAFTSDTKPRWAEDWIQWDEFARFWSQLVRSITGENLSRKISIEMSHRLEDDQVVVQIDAHTASGAFVNDVDLELFAMDSSGRPHKVEAARVGPGVHEARFDKLEYGRDQQFVCMLSGAQEQKPTTYGFVYSYSPEFRTLGPSAEFFRHVEDRRIGEVMDVGSARLSLSARRTSSWVPFWSWLLIAGLMIIPIDILVRRMG
- a CDS encoding VWA domain-containing protein; its protein translation is MNLLAPSGLWLALVIPAVVAMYLLKIKRRRQTVPAIEFWRELAGKTQVRSLFQRLKRWLSLALWLLIVLCLILAVSNPVLSLGRIKPQSIVIIVDNSASMQSREASGDNPPSTRLSLALAAVDELTTRRPVMDEWLLIESSIRPRVRQPWTTDRKAVRDAATQIAPCFGASDVKTAVELASQLLTGKERPCIVVISDGGAGVVEKLIAGNDKIVHWPIGETNDNLGITRLAVRPQRDELTHHVFVRATNGSAASVETKIVFELDGSITSIEPMTIDAGTSSERTITINAPQGGVLRAYLDREDALPLDNEAFAVLPPIREASVALVAPPDESFFFEQAILAMDSLVDKAESRVLSPEEFDDATSSFSPDVAIFNNCKPARLPDRGRFVFVNQWPEQLGARSIGRLERPSLSITDRDHQITKYLDLGAVGLARAVRVDVPESAQVLAQSETGDPLVFLVSEPDRTSLCIAFDVMESDLPFRVAFPLMLRNAISFLSGEGSAWVLDQYRIGQTIEPLRELPDAITHVTATQLDQSGVASSELNVTNRRFTFAGTARPAPIRFQIGGDDAYTAVNLADESESRIAPARPDSSFEQKLVLSGRLLGAMPWLALACAATTLIGIEWLTYHHRWTE
- a CDS encoding DUF58 domain-containing protein gives rise to the protein MADALFDKDFLKKLEYLDLIARRLIFGRQQALRASVKKGASIEFKDFREYSPGDDPRTVDWAVYARLGELVIKLYRQEEELDLWILLDGSGSMTFGEPSKFDHARRIAAALAYIGMSNMDSAGVVPFSADLKTGRTRMRGRGKVFGLLEYLQQLRPDGRTDLVSMSRAFVSRVRRPSLIVILSDFYGLQSARRALDQLRFFKHQLYVIQMTSAWELDPPIRGELRLQDSESSEIEDLTITDSMLRRYKQEYDRFGKDLRAYSMRHAIGYAQTRSDTAFDNFIRDILQRGGLLS